A single window of Shewanella sp. Choline-02u-19 DNA harbors:
- a CDS encoding histone deacetylase family protein produces the protein MIPLIYHASYSKLALPSKHRFPSTKYRYLYQYLLEQKIASQSQFFASEKVTQNQLASIHCPNYVRGFITGTLDTKSMRRIGFPWSETLVERTLYSVAGTELTCLKAIEYGCAIHLSGGYHHAHHEFGSGFCIFNDMSYAALQALKQPNIETVLIFDCDVHQGDGTATITTVFDDIITCSIHCQQNFPARKQQSNYDIELPRGTTDKQYLETVQQALAYLIRLHQPDLIIYDAGVDIHADDNLGYLDISTTGIFARDEDVIQQAKSAEIPIACVIGGGYSNDKDLLNIRHSQLFLAANTVWSE, from the coding sequence ATGATCCCGCTGATCTATCACGCCAGCTATTCCAAGCTGGCGTTACCTTCCAAACACCGCTTTCCGTCGACAAAATACCGCTATTTATACCAATACTTACTCGAACAAAAAATAGCTTCACAATCGCAATTTTTTGCATCAGAAAAAGTCACTCAAAACCAATTAGCCAGTATTCACTGTCCCAATTATGTCCGCGGATTTATTACAGGGACACTTGATACTAAATCAATGCGTCGGATTGGCTTTCCTTGGAGTGAGACTCTAGTTGAAAGAACACTCTACTCTGTTGCGGGGACTGAACTGACGTGTTTAAAAGCCATTGAGTACGGTTGTGCTATCCACTTGAGTGGTGGCTATCATCACGCTCACCATGAATTTGGTAGTGGTTTTTGTATCTTTAATGATATGAGCTACGCTGCGCTGCAAGCATTAAAGCAGCCTAATATTGAAACTGTTTTAATTTTCGATTGCGACGTACATCAAGGTGATGGTACCGCGACAATAACGACTGTTTTTGACGATATCATTACTTGCTCTATCCATTGCCAACAAAATTTTCCCGCCCGAAAGCAGCAATCGAATTATGATATTGAACTGCCGCGGGGAACCACTGATAAACAGTACTTAGAAACGGTGCAACAAGCCCTCGCTTATCTTATTCGCCTGCACCAACCCGATCTTATCATTTACGATGCTGGCGTCGATATTCACGCTGATGACAATCTGGGTTATCTTGATATCAGTACCACTGGGATATTTGCGCGAGATGAGGACGTAATACAACAAGCAAAGTCAGCCGAAATACCCATTGCTTGTGTCATTGGAGGGGGATACAGTAACGATAAGGACTTGCTGAACATTCGACATAGCCAACTGTTTTTAGCCGCCAATACTGTGTGGTCCGAATAA
- a CDS encoding SLC13 family permease has product MSIDSTEVPNKISGKITGQQKNLLILAADIILLLLMYNFLPFEQGVNTGLALLTFAAILWLTEAIHISITAIMIPILAVLFGVFETKAAMSHFANPIIYLFFGGFVLAAALNHQGIDKLIAQKVLTASKGRLSVACVMLFGITAGLSMWISNTATTAMMLPLALGILHQIDIKKHRSTYLFLLLGIAYSANIGGIGTLVGSPPNAIAAAQVGLSFSDWLEFGLITVAIMLPLMLVGLYLYLKPDLSMICEIKTEKQSLTFQGKLTLLIFITTVCCWIFSKPISQALGGIGQFDTVVALTAVVTLAGLGLVKWKKIETTTDWGVLILFGGGLTLSAVLKETGTSVFLAHWVTDIFGNTHMALFTFAVIAFVVMLTEFASNTASAALLVPVFAAIAEALGLSPVMLSVLIGIAASCAFMLPVATPPNAIVYGSGYIKQSEMMRAGVIINFISMFALYIIAHTFWNI; this is encoded by the coding sequence ATGTCAATAGACTCTACTGAAGTTCCCAACAAGATCAGCGGTAAAATAACCGGACAGCAAAAGAATCTGTTAATACTGGCCGCTGATATTATATTACTGCTGCTAATGTATAATTTTCTTCCATTTGAACAGGGAGTTAATACAGGTCTTGCACTATTGACCTTCGCGGCGATATTGTGGCTGACAGAAGCTATCCATATCAGTATTACAGCCATTATGATCCCGATCCTCGCGGTACTTTTTGGGGTATTTGAAACCAAAGCTGCGATGAGTCATTTTGCCAACCCCATTATTTACCTTTTCTTTGGTGGTTTTGTTTTAGCTGCCGCTTTGAATCATCAAGGAATTGATAAGTTAATAGCCCAGAAGGTATTAACGGCATCAAAAGGACGCTTATCTGTAGCCTGTGTCATGCTATTTGGGATCACTGCGGGGCTATCTATGTGGATTAGTAACACCGCAACCACTGCAATGATGTTACCGCTAGCACTGGGGATTTTGCATCAAATAGATATCAAAAAACACAGAAGTACTTACTTGTTCTTGCTTCTCGGTATTGCCTATTCAGCAAACATTGGTGGTATTGGTACGCTGGTAGGTAGCCCCCCAAACGCGATAGCGGCTGCGCAAGTTGGCTTATCATTTAGTGACTGGCTTGAGTTCGGGCTTATTACGGTGGCGATTATGTTACCGCTCATGTTAGTGGGTCTTTACTTATATTTAAAACCCGACCTATCTATGATTTGTGAGATAAAAACTGAAAAGCAATCACTCACCTTCCAAGGTAAATTGACTTTATTAATTTTCATCACCACAGTCTGCTGCTGGATTTTCAGTAAACCTATTTCACAAGCTCTTGGGGGCATTGGCCAGTTCGATACTGTCGTCGCACTCACTGCCGTTGTCACTCTTGCAGGTCTTGGCTTAGTGAAGTGGAAGAAGATAGAAACAACGACTGATTGGGGGGTATTGATATTGTTTGGCGGTGGTTTGACGCTAAGTGCAGTGCTTAAGGAAACGGGTACCAGTGTTTTCCTAGCCCATTGGGTAACCGATATATTCGGTAATACACACATGGCATTGTTTACCTTTGCCGTTATCGCCTTTGTTGTCATGCTAACCGAGTTTGCCAGTAATACTGCCAGCGCAGCGCTATTGGTGCCAGTGTTTGCTGCTATCGCTGAAGCACTTGGCCTATCACCGGTAATGCTGTCTGTACTGATTGGTATCGCTGCCTCTTGTGCATTTATGCTTCCTGTTGCGACCCCCCCCAATGCCATCGTGTATGGCTCTGGTTATATTAAACAGTCAGAGATGATGCGAGCAGGCGTTATCATAAACTTTATCAGTATGTTTGCGCTTTATATCATTGCGCACACTTTCTGGAATATCTAA
- a CDS encoding late competence development ComFB family protein, giving the protein MQLEIRNYYEVLLLELLSDEGLLDELPEDYLADLCCITLNQLPTRYIRHLVDTYFFENYAELQQMKSEIQEALEKSRAYLKANQKKEG; this is encoded by the coding sequence ATGCAACTAGAAATTAGAAATTACTATGAAGTTCTTTTACTTGAGCTGCTTTCAGATGAAGGTTTGTTAGACGAGTTACCTGAAGACTACCTTGCTGATCTATGCTGTATTACTCTCAATCAACTACCCACTCGATACATAAGGCATTTGGTTGATACCTATTTTTTTGAAAATTACGCCGAACTTCAACAAATGAAATCCGAGATCCAAGAAGCACTCGAAAAGTCCAGAGCATATTTAAAAGCAAATCAAAAGAAAGAAGGTTAA
- a CDS encoding TIGR01620 family protein has protein sequence MATDNISIKKQQRFDHIEDDREAIIAPSATFSADDDFVEIEALSEQQFETKLDEKFNHVATLKSDLSSKKSGKRAWLGKACLLGVLLIAVVETVLGLYDAFIQSTWLFSLYALVVTLVVSWTVKVSFLEWRKLKMLKNVEDTQAIGMRLLSSMQMGEADPFIDKLLSQLPKNIQNERYLQQVSVEHNDAEKLTLFEATVLTERDIVAKKIVRRFAQESALLLAASPLAVLDMAIILWRNQSMINQLAKCYGIELGYWSRVKLIRGIISNIIYAGTSEIVTDLGTQLLSVEMSGKVSARLGQGLGGGLLTARLGYQAMALCRPLEFNQQSKPTLKGIHKELLLDLKELTSMVLTKTSKAEKQTVSGK, from the coding sequence ATGGCTACTGATAATATTTCAATAAAGAAACAACAACGTTTTGACCATATTGAAGACGATAGAGAAGCAATAATCGCGCCTTCTGCGACATTCTCTGCTGATGACGACTTTGTCGAAATTGAAGCGCTTTCTGAACAGCAATTTGAGACTAAATTGGATGAGAAATTTAACCATGTTGCGACGCTTAAGAGCGACTTGTCGTCGAAAAAATCGGGTAAACGTGCTTGGTTAGGCAAAGCGTGTTTATTGGGTGTGCTACTGATTGCTGTCGTTGAAACCGTGTTGGGTCTATATGATGCTTTTATCCAAAGTACGTGGTTGTTTTCGCTATACGCTTTGGTCGTCACGCTAGTGGTGTCTTGGACGGTAAAAGTAAGTTTTCTGGAATGGCGTAAGCTTAAAATGCTTAAAAATGTCGAAGACACACAGGCGATAGGCATGCGACTGCTCAGCAGTATGCAGATGGGGGAGGCTGATCCATTTATTGACAAGTTGCTAAGCCAGTTGCCTAAAAATATACAAAATGAACGCTACTTGCAACAGGTGAGTGTTGAGCATAATGATGCTGAAAAGCTGACATTATTCGAAGCGACCGTATTAACCGAGCGAGATATAGTGGCAAAGAAAATCGTTAGACGTTTTGCGCAGGAGTCCGCTTTACTGCTCGCAGCAAGTCCTTTGGCGGTGCTTGATATGGCGATTATTCTGTGGCGTAATCAAAGTATGATTAATCAGTTAGCTAAGTGCTACGGGATCGAGCTTGGCTATTGGAGTCGGGTTAAACTGATCCGTGGCATTATCAGTAATATTATTTACGCAGGTACCAGTGAGATAGTGACAGATTTAGGGACTCAGCTATTGTCTGTTGAGATGTCCGGTAAGGTGTCTGCTCGACTAGGACAAGGCCTTGGCGGTGGGTTACTGACCGCCCGATTAGGCTATCAAGCCATGGCGTTGTGTCGACCACTTGAGTTTAATCAACAATCGAAACCGACGCTAAAAGGGATCCATAAAGAGCTGTTATTAGATCTAAAAGAGCTCACTTCAATGGTGCTCACTAAAACGAGTAAAGCGGAAAAGCAAACCGTATCCGGCAAATAA
- a CDS encoding coproporphyrinogen III oxidase family protein translates to MITLNSSYLYQHHIALIMFHQGSWYCFLRYSKMMYSISKTRLYLATDSLDWMINRSIKQSLSLQDAVPLAAGEDSVPNNPVETLYIHIPFCHTLCRFCSFHKVKFQETLAREYFKALRQEIREVISRGYRFNRVYIGGGTTTILEDELIKTIELIKSLTTIREVSCESDPIYFSEGNPSQLKGLVDRMSIGVQSFDDVILKSTGRFEKFGSGEQQAEYVSRAIELFPTVNVDMMYGFKVQTADSVRQDLLQTMALNPDQITTYPLTVGIGKNRKKAGCLAGDPHELWPQFLAVKQTLAQRYEMDFPWTFSRNFGQPVKNKYVLDGEDCLGVGSGAFGRFGEQFRISSFDIADYIRLMNQTQSGTCYTKPLESKAVMQHHLMIMMGHGHLDNKVFKDHTGRSLWQAFPLEMSFLLASGAVVKQGDDYHTTEQGQFIALKMFVGFLSGMDHLREQARDLPLTSI, encoded by the coding sequence TTGATTACCCTAAACTCTTCTTATCTCTATCAACACCATATAGCCCTCATTATGTTTCATCAAGGCAGTTGGTATTGCTTTTTAAGGTATTCAAAGATGATGTATTCTATTTCAAAGACTCGCCTGTACCTGGCTACCGATAGTCTGGATTGGATGATAAACCGCAGCATTAAACAATCTCTCTCGCTGCAAGATGCCGTGCCTTTAGCTGCTGGGGAAGACAGCGTTCCCAATAACCCCGTAGAAACCTTATATATTCATATTCCCTTCTGCCACACTCTGTGTCGTTTTTGCTCATTTCATAAGGTTAAGTTTCAAGAGACCCTCGCCAGAGAGTATTTTAAGGCATTGAGGCAGGAGATACGCGAGGTCATCAGCAGAGGCTACCGCTTTAACCGTGTGTATATCGGTGGCGGCACCACTACGATCCTCGAAGATGAACTGATTAAGACGATAGAGCTTATCAAGAGCTTGACGACAATCCGTGAAGTCTCTTGTGAAAGCGACCCCATCTATTTCAGTGAAGGAAATCCTAGTCAGCTGAAGGGCTTAGTAGATCGTATGTCGATCGGAGTACAGAGCTTTGATGATGTCATACTCAAAAGCACGGGGAGATTTGAAAAGTTTGGCTCAGGTGAGCAACAGGCTGAGTATGTCAGTCGTGCTATCGAATTATTTCCTACTGTCAATGTCGATATGATGTACGGCTTTAAGGTGCAGACTGCAGACTCGGTACGACAAGACCTGCTACAGACCATGGCGCTGAACCCAGATCAAATCACAACGTATCCCTTGACGGTTGGGATTGGAAAGAACCGCAAGAAAGCCGGATGTTTGGCAGGAGACCCTCATGAACTTTGGCCTCAGTTTTTGGCGGTGAAGCAAACATTGGCACAGCGCTATGAAATGGATTTCCCCTGGACCTTCAGTCGTAATTTTGGGCAGCCAGTGAAAAATAAATATGTACTCGACGGCGAAGATTGCCTGGGCGTCGGCTCTGGAGCGTTTGGCCGTTTTGGCGAACAATTTCGTATCTCAAGCTTCGATATTGCAGATTACATCCGCTTAATGAACCAAACCCAATCCGGTACTTGTTACACTAAACCGCTAGAAAGTAAAGCGGTGATGCAGCACCACTTAATGATTATGATGGGACACGGACATCTGGATAATAAAGTGTTTAAGGATCATACCGGGCGTTCTCTGTGGCAGGCTTTTCCGCTGGAAATGAGTTTTTTACTGGCATCAGGGGCAGTTGTAAAGCAGGGTGATGATTATCACACCACTGAGCAAGGGCAATTTATCGCCCTGAAGATGTTTGTTGGTTTCCTTAGTGGCATGGATCACCTCAGAGAGCAGGCGAGGGATCTGCCATTAACCAGCATTTAG
- a CDS encoding sulfite exporter TauE/SafE family protein — translation MDLLLEPSSWALLALIGLIAGFIDAVAGGGGLLSIPALLAMGIPPHMALATNKLAACFGSSMAAFTYYKQRLFSPSLWYHTFIATFIGAVIGTFVVSIIDNQWLEKWLPLIIITIAIYTLFQPNAMGCKNCEIPVKPKRKRMQWLQGLPLGFYDGFAGPGIGAFWTVTSTGMHKLPLLYSLGLARAMTFTSNFTSLIIFLVMGQVHLTIGLAMGICMMIGSYIGAHSAIKFGLPFIRPIFVTMILLIAAQLAWSAWA, via the coding sequence TTGGATTTATTACTAGAGCCAAGTAGCTGGGCTTTGTTAGCATTGATAGGCTTAATTGCAGGCTTTATCGACGCTGTAGCTGGCGGCGGTGGACTGCTTTCTATCCCTGCATTATTAGCCATGGGGATCCCTCCCCACATGGCACTTGCCACCAATAAATTGGCAGCCTGTTTTGGCTCATCTATGGCGGCATTTACTTATTATAAGCAAAGATTATTCTCCCCTAGCTTGTGGTATCACACTTTTATCGCCACTTTCATCGGCGCAGTTATCGGCACATTTGTGGTTTCGATTATCGATAACCAGTGGCTGGAAAAATGGCTACCGTTAATTATTATCACCATCGCTATTTATACTCTATTCCAGCCTAATGCCATGGGCTGTAAAAACTGTGAAATACCGGTAAAACCTAAGCGTAAAAGAATGCAATGGTTGCAAGGCTTACCTCTTGGGTTTTACGACGGCTTTGCAGGGCCAGGCATTGGTGCATTCTGGACAGTCACCAGTACAGGTATGCATAAGTTGCCTTTGCTTTATAGCTTAGGGCTTGCTCGTGCAATGACCTTTACCAGCAATTTTACATCGCTCATTATATTTTTGGTCATGGGTCAAGTTCATTTGACCATAGGGCTCGCTATGGGGATTTGTATGATGATTGGTTCTTATATTGGCGCACATTCAGCCATTAAGTTTGGACTGCCGTTCATTCGCCCTATTTTCGTTACCATGATTCTATTAATCGCAGCACAATTGGCCTGGAGTGCATGGGCATGA
- a CDS encoding DUF2057 domain-containing protein, giving the protein MKPLLPITAILALCGSSAAFAANLNIPMSFEYIALDGQEVETSLFNHKSELELSNGTHKIAVRYNDLVEDDFSDSETNIKSSPFIITLKVDGDYEYHMKPADGDFVKHPAKFAKAPQVVITRQDNKVVNYQVTQTNIAEESFVSRLFSGNTATDVDVEAAVATGGVAAASAVPTAPVSKPSPIVAATAVTATQTVTTTAADAAKAEQMLQYWWLHADEKTRKEFMGWAIKQL; this is encoded by the coding sequence ATGAAACCGCTACTACCAATAACCGCTATTCTCGCTTTATGTGGTTCCTCTGCAGCATTTGCTGCAAATTTGAATATTCCAATGTCATTTGAATATATCGCGCTTGATGGGCAAGAAGTTGAAACCAGTTTATTTAACCATAAGTCTGAACTCGAACTCAGCAATGGTACCCACAAGATCGCCGTTCGATACAATGATCTTGTCGAAGATGATTTTAGTGATAGCGAAACCAATATTAAGTCTTCGCCTTTTATCATCACTCTAAAAGTGGATGGTGATTATGAGTATCACATGAAGCCCGCTGACGGTGATTTTGTAAAGCATCCCGCTAAGTTTGCCAAGGCTCCTCAAGTCGTCATCACTCGACAAGATAATAAGGTCGTTAATTACCAAGTTACTCAGACTAATATCGCTGAGGAATCTTTTGTCTCGCGTCTATTTAGCGGCAACACTGCAACAGATGTTGATGTAGAAGCTGCTGTTGCTACTGGCGGCGTAGCGGCAGCTTCAGCTGTACCTACGGCTCCAGTAAGTAAACCTTCTCCTATTGTCGCAGCGACTGCCGTTACAGCGACTCAAACAGTAACAACAACTGCTGCTGATGCCGCAAAAGCTGAACAGATGTTGCAGTACTGGTGGCTACACGCAGATGAGAAAACACGTAAAGAATTCATGGGCTGGGCAATAAAACAACTTTAA
- a CDS encoding trans-sulfuration enzyme family protein, which yields MRDSWQLATQVIHAGREPNESGALVSPLCQSATFVFDSAEQGGARFAGEEAGYIYTRLGNPTTAELERKIAVLEGSDCAAATASGMAAVSAALLANLQMGDHLVASNAVYGCTFALMNSQLKKFGIEVTLVDFCNLAEIEAAIKPNTKVIFCETPVNPHLEVFDLDAIARIAKQYHLVSVVDNTFMTPLLQQPIKHGIDIVIHSATKYLNGHGDVIAGIVCASSAQMDVIKYEVLKDIGGVISPHDAWLILRGLKTLDVRINRHCDSAEVVAQFLEDHPKVSKVYYPGLKSHRGNALIGRQMKRAGGVIAFELDADLQTSIGFINQLELFSIAVSLGDAESLIQHPASMTHSPYTEEQRAKAGITDNLLRISVGLEAVEDIITALDEGLAAL from the coding sequence ATGCGAGATAGTTGGCAATTGGCAACACAAGTTATCCATGCTGGACGAGAGCCAAATGAATCTGGCGCACTGGTATCACCTTTGTGTCAAAGTGCGACTTTTGTATTTGATAGTGCAGAGCAGGGTGGTGCGAGGTTTGCGGGTGAAGAAGCGGGTTATATTTATACGCGCTTAGGTAATCCTACTACCGCAGAGTTAGAGCGTAAAATTGCAGTGCTTGAAGGTAGTGATTGCGCCGCTGCAACAGCATCGGGTATGGCTGCCGTCTCCGCTGCACTATTAGCCAACCTTCAAATGGGCGATCACCTTGTTGCCTCAAATGCAGTCTATGGTTGTACGTTTGCGCTGATGAATTCGCAGCTGAAAAAGTTCGGTATCGAAGTGACCCTGGTCGATTTTTGTAACCTAGCGGAGATTGAAGCGGCAATTAAACCGAATACCAAAGTTATTTTTTGTGAGACGCCAGTTAACCCTCATCTTGAGGTGTTCGATTTGGATGCTATAGCTCGTATTGCCAAACAGTACCATTTAGTCAGTGTTGTCGATAACACCTTTATGACCCCGTTACTGCAGCAACCTATTAAGCACGGTATTGATATTGTGATCCACAGTGCCACCAAATACTTAAATGGTCATGGTGACGTTATCGCCGGTATTGTGTGTGCCAGTAGTGCGCAAATGGATGTCATTAAGTATGAAGTACTCAAAGACATTGGTGGCGTGATCTCTCCTCATGATGCTTGGCTTATTTTAAGAGGGCTTAAAACTCTGGATGTTAGAATTAACCGACATTGTGATAGTGCAGAGGTTGTTGCTCAATTTTTGGAAGACCATCCTAAAGTCTCCAAAGTGTATTATCCAGGATTGAAGAGCCATCGCGGTAATGCATTAATAGGCCGTCAAATGAAGCGCGCTGGCGGGGTGATAGCGTTTGAGCTGGACGCTGATTTACAAACATCCATCGGCTTTATTAATCAATTGGAACTGTTTTCGATTGCAGTCAGTTTGGGGGATGCAGAGTCGCTTATCCAGCATCCAGCCTCAATGACTCATTCCCCCTATACCGAAGAGCAGAGAGCCAAAGCCGGCATCACTGACAATTTACTGAGGATCTCAGTAGGCTTAGAAGCGGTAGAAGATATTATAACGGCGTTAGACGAAGGTTTAGCGGCTTTATAA
- a CDS encoding primosomal replication protein has protein sequence MTTSELINRLKYQLKQLEQEVLQHDAHLPAGQRKMMQDVERFNNELFVQEGAQLKPCIDQLSKNVAQLQQLINAKRSPYTIISSCEKIQDRFSAVRRALATTGINIKSLEQQKRTRRAHAIKRGVRAHQQSGFSWIASNVMQNSHQLYEELNKHLNWAKIIEQKIENLQSSLDNCHSADKIKLQNEILAQHSRLGKCRQATSYIEDRIQLFERPFKGQNR, from the coding sequence ATGACAACCAGCGAACTCATCAATCGACTTAAATACCAGCTAAAGCAGCTAGAACAAGAGGTGTTGCAACACGATGCCCACTTGCCCGCTGGACAACGAAAAATGATGCAAGACGTTGAGCGTTTTAATAATGAATTATTTGTGCAAGAAGGCGCTCAACTTAAACCTTGTATCGATCAGCTTTCAAAAAATGTAGCTCAGCTACAACAACTCATCAATGCTAAACGCTCTCCTTACACCATTATATCTAGCTGTGAAAAAATACAAGACCGCTTTAGTGCCGTTCGCCGAGCACTTGCTACAACCGGTATTAATATTAAGTCGTTAGAACAGCAAAAACGCACTCGACGCGCGCATGCAATAAAGCGTGGAGTTCGAGCTCACCAGCAAAGCGGCTTTAGCTGGATCGCATCAAATGTTATGCAAAATAGCCATCAACTGTATGAAGAACTTAACAAACATTTGAACTGGGCTAAGATTATTGAACAAAAAATTGAAAATTTGCAATCTTCTCTTGATAACTGTCATAGTGCTGACAAAATAAAGCTACAGAATGAGATCCTTGCTCAACACTCTCGCCTCGGCAAGTGTCGACAAGCCACCAGCTACATTGAAGATCGTATCCAATTATTCGAGCGACCTTTCAAGGGCCAAAATCGTTAA
- a CDS encoding ComEA family DNA-binding protein, with product MYKKLLSVLLLSNLMFLPAVQAAIEKVEPESVTQSTQDHIQVVNINSASVEQLSLLRGIGDSKAKAIVDYRKTHGKFDSINQLSNVKGIGDKLIEQNKAVLSL from the coding sequence ATGTATAAAAAACTACTATCCGTTTTATTGCTATCAAACTTAATGTTTTTACCTGCTGTTCAGGCGGCAATCGAAAAAGTAGAGCCAGAGAGTGTTACTCAGAGTACTCAAGATCATATTCAAGTTGTGAATATCAATTCAGCTAGTGTTGAGCAGTTATCGTTATTGCGGGGCATTGGCGATTCAAAAGCTAAAGCGATTGTTGATTATCGGAAAACACATGGGAAATTTGATTCGATTAATCAATTGTCGAATGTAAAGGGCATTGGTGACAAGCTAATTGAACAAAATAAAGCCGTTCTTAGCCTGTAA